A stretch of the Helicoverpa armigera isolate CAAS_96S chromosome 5, ASM3070526v1, whole genome shotgun sequence genome encodes the following:
- the LOC110374441 gene encoding GTPase-activating Rap/Ran-GAP domain-like protein 3 isoform X7 gives MYQSKSGPGSSASELISRRGVFSRRQYGSVEQLSASGDPGALDAVARRYRLENGNSLGEKDELFGPPSAPVLENPEFQTRWYFKYFLGKMHQNYIGVDGSREPYLLSVVQEGGAGLLRAILFNKMGAHKIYLPPSAWNSGGGQAPTRPTVKQILGQFPSMERVDKVPREITCAELQKDVLLLEEQEGSVNFKIGVMLMKPGQKTDDEMLSNEKGDEKWDRFISLLGDKIRLRGWNRFRGGLDVKGDMTGSHSIYTMHQGHEIMFHVSTMLPFSKDNKQQLERKRHIGNDIVNIVFTDDSVHNTFNPQCVKSHFTHIFAVVSEVEEGYKLSVYSDDTVPPFGPSLPCPPIFNDPQLFREFLLVKLMNGEKAAFQTPTFALKRQRTLDTLIRDIYAEHCSDHKVPMLSRRALSDVWSGGAGAGGAGAARTEHFLHVGQALKLDAVLRGDAPTSLVSSGRCGGSRRAPWEGKVWRAAPLPATPVCAEQLAEGRLLLSTTSNTYILEESGTTRVVLRWEGCVRAARVSERAGLFRVGARVVAGGGSTTGGAGGAGLYALPVQELCAGAWAMRPLQDCKHARLPRTKTAHYFDLLETGEGGKTTLAVAIGRRVMIMIEESKTDNEMGFEYTHIKDIQLSESPILIKLMDGEVGIMVVGYKHHWEVLESGTGQAVKRAENSEDSGPRRGTLVNALRIGDERDGQIVLCYNHTCHFERLTSKGLESDTEYDFHWTTVPAAVVCAFPYIMAFAEDLLEIRLVANGSLVHAACIPGLKLLCGRRFQDIFYVACAPEYVPLSREIDPCLSLHDELVRQMSKQCGPYSLDEDDNHDRGDPYNINRAAPSENNSASSRSSSISSEQENIRPPLTRMAPISPPTSPQVLPENSGRCVRIYKIPQSNLSAGAYQRQSVSADQVVTSYFSDRPNSIRQRLAELRLDSKSRGGGDDETL, from the exons TGCATCAAAACTACATCGGAGTGGATGGATCCAGGGAGCCATACCTGCTAAGTGTGGTGCAGGAAGGAGGCGCGGGCCTTTTACGAGCTATACTCTTCAATAAAATG GGTGCCCATAAAATATATCTTCCACCGAGCGCTTGGAATAGTGGTGGTGGTCAGGCGCCGACAAGACCCACAGTAAAACAGATTTTAGGACAATTCCCGTCGATGGAAAGAGTTGACAAGGTTCCAAGAGAA ATAACATGTGCCGAATTACAAAAAGATGTTCTGCTACTGGAAGAGCAGGAAGGCTCTGTAAATTTTAAGATAGGAGTAATGCTAATGAAACCCGGCCAAAAGACTGACGACGAAATGCTTTCCAATG AGAAAGGCGACGAGAAATGGGACagatttatttcacttttgggAGATAAAATTCGATTACGGGGTTGGAACCGTTTCCGAGGGGGGCTGGACGTCAAAG GTGACATGACTGGCAGCCATTCAATTTACACGATGCATCAGGGACACGAAATTATGTTTCACGTCTCTACAATGCTACCGTTTTCCAAAGATAATAAGCAACAG CTGGAGAGGAAGCGCCACATCGGCAATGACATCGTCAACATAGTTTTCACAGACGACTCGGTGCACAATACCTTTAATCCGCAGTGCGTCAAAAGCCATTTCACAC ATATATTCGCAGTAGTTTCAGAAGTAGAGGAAGGGTACAAGCTAAGCGTGTACAGTGACGATACAGTGCCACCATTTGGCCCTTCCTTACCTTGTCCGCCGATATTTAATGATCCACAATTATTTAGGGAGTTTTTACTG GTAAAATTAATGAATGGAGAGAAAGCAGCCTTCCAAACGCCGACATTTGCATTAAAACGACAACGAACCCTCGACACGCTAATAAGGGACATCTACGCGGAACACTGCTCCGACCACAAGGTG CCCATGCTTTCTCGACGAGCTCTCTCGGACGTGTGGTCTGGTGGGGCGGGTGCAGGCGGTGCTGGTGCAGCTAGGACTGAACACTTCTTGCACGTGGGTCAGGCGCTCAAACTTGACGCCGTGTTGCGTGGCGACGCACCCACTAGTTTAGTGTCATCAGGTA GATGTGGCGGTTCCCGGCGAGCCCCTTGGGAAGGTAAGGTGTGGCGCGCTGCACCGCTGCCGGCGACGCCGGTTTGCGCGGAACAACTGGCTGAAGGACGGCTATTGCTATCTACTACTTCCAACACGTACATTTTagaag AAAGTGGAACAACTCGCGTAGTATTAAGATGGGAGGGATGCGTACGAGCTGCTAGAGTGAGTGAGCGAGCTGGTTTATTCCGCGTGGGCGCGCGGGTGGTCGCGGGGGGCGGGTCTACcacgggcggcgcggggggcgcggGGCTGTACGCGCTGCCCGTGCAGGAGCTCTGCGCAGGCGCCTGGGCCATGAGGCCGCTGCAGGACTGCAAGCACGCGAGGCTGCCACGGACTAAGACTGCGCATTATTTTGATCTGCTTGAAACTG GTGAAGGAGGTAAAACCACATTAGCGGTAGCAATTGGTAGAAGAGTAATGATTATGATTGAAGAATCAAAGACTGACAACGAGATGGGATTCGAGTACACACATATCAAA GATATTCAACTTAGCGAATCTCCCATACTGATCAAACTTATGGACGGAGAAGTAGGCATAATGGTGGTTGGATACAAACATCACTGGGAAGTTTTAGAATCTGGAACTGGCCAG GCGGTGAAAAGAGCTGAAAACTCTGAAGATAGCGGACCGCGTCGTGGAACTCTCGTCAACGCTTTACGTATAGGAGACGAGAGAGACGgacaaattgttttatgttataaTC ATACGTGTCATTTTGAAAGACTAACGAGCAAAGGACTAGAAAGTGATACTGAATACGATTTTCATTGGACAACTGTGCCTGCAGCAGTAG tatGTGCTTTCCCCTACATTATGGCATTTGCCGAAGATTTATTAGAGATACGACTAGTTGCTAATGGATCCCTAGTACACGCAGCCTGCATACCTGGACTGAAATTGCTTTGCGGGCGAAGA TTTCAGGATATATTCTACGTGGCATGCGCACCGGAATACGTGCCTTTGAGTCGGGAGATAGATCCGTGCCTCAGTCTACACGACGAGCTCGTTCGACAGATGAGCAAACAATGTGGACCTTATTCCCTTGATGAAGATGACAATCATGACAG AGGAGACCCCTACAATATCAACCGCGCCGCCCCTTCGGAGAATAACTCGGCATCCAGCAGAAGTAGCTCCATATCTTCGGAACAGGAGAACATCAGACCACCGCTGACGAGGATGGCTCCCATATCACCACCAACTTCTCCACAAG TTCTACCAGAAAACAGCGGACGCTGTGTACGAATCTACAAGATTCCTCAGAGCAATCTGAGCGCGGGAGCATACCAGCGACAGTCCGTCTCCGCCGACCAAGTGGTCACATCATATTTCTCAGACAG GCCAAACAGCATTCGCCAGAGACTAGCAGAACTGAGACTAGACAGCAAATCAAGAGGAGGAGGTGACGACGAAACTTTATAA